The Theileria equi strain WA chromosome 2 map unlocalized gcontig_1105316255037, whole genome shotgun sequence genomic sequence GGTACGAGAATACCGGAGACGGTATAAAATGGAAAACGATAAGTAATACAGCGGAATTTCCTAGCAATGATACAGGCCAAGTTAATTCCAGATTTAAGGATAAGCTAGATAGGCTCGCATGTAAACTACAGGGTATTGTTGAAATAAATCTatccaaagataaagatgaggaGTATTGCCATCATGGTCACGAGCGAGGATATAATGAGAAGATAAGAGTTAAACTCAATCCAGACACATTTAGCTTCCCAAATTATGTTCTATTCGAGCATACCCCAAACTCAGGAACTGAGCTAACTATAGGAGGATTTAACATTGGAGGTACTCCACAAACTGGGTTTTCAGGACTAAAATTTCCCTTTAAAGCTACTAAGATTACAGTATTTATGCCGGCATGTGATCATAATAATCCTTTCCTTCTTCATATAGCCTCCGGAGATAACAATGGAAAATGGTTTAAGAATATTGGTGGAAGTATTTGGGAGGAACACATTGAACTAAGAGGTCAGGCACCAGATGAGGCTAACGATCAGATTGTGAGAGACTTTGAAACTCTTACAAGTGACATAGGTATAAGACCCTGTGCTGCTCCTTCTAATCCAGTCCAGTTGGATGTTAATAAAATTCCGTCACCTAACAAGAATGAGACTGTATACTTTTCTTGTAAGACTCCAATACTTGTTGAGAAAGTGCTCACTTCTACAAATGGTTTCTTCAAGCTGGTTCACACCACTGCCAAAACTCCTTTTCAACTTGAGACATACTTGTTCAATGGCCAGGAAATAAGAAAAACCAAAGGAACACCAGGACAACCTATTACTGATGTTAATAGTGTCTCTGTATACTACTgggatggagatgataataAACCAATACTACTCGAAGTTGCAAGTACTGTAGAGACAAAGCACTATTCCTATAGGTTTGACACAGGGGTAAGAAAGAATAATTGGTCACATGCCGGTAATTCTGATAAGTCGCTTGAATACTTACTAGATGATCAGAACTGCAATAGAAATGGTGCCATCCCATTTGAAATAAACGATCCCACAACGGCCTATGCTTCATACGGCTCTCACTGCATAAAAGAGACCAGAAAAATCACGGATTCTGCCTCTTCGCCTACTTTCATTCCTGAAAGTGACTACATTATTAAGGAATACTATGTCCATAGTTCTTTTAATATTGGGACTCAAATATCCAGAGCCACATTCGGAGGAAAAGATACCAGTGGTATCAAACTTCCAAGGAGTTATACAGTCTCTAAGATTAGAGTATTCTCATACCCAGATTCTGGTAGTGACATACCTCTTATGCTTGAGTTCATGCCAAAGGATACTGGAGGACAGTCGGAATGGTATTACAGTCAACGTTCTAATGGTCTTACTTGGGCAAAACTTGGTAATAGATCCACTGTGTTCtataaagaagataagcCTACTGAGGCACTTACAACTGCTCTTGACGAGGTTAGGTGTCTTCATAACAGTGAAATTACCATGAATTTGTCTTTGGATAATGATATGCAATATACTAGTGGCGAGAGCAAGTACTGTTGCACTTACCATAGTCCTAATGGCGGTGAACCTGAAGCTAAGGTTTCTGTCAAGAGAGGAGAGAAAGTTGCATCCACTATTCCATATtacaaacatgagatt encodes the following:
- a CDS encoding hypothetical protein (encoded by transcript BEWA_036500A), with the protein product MKLPPKNVRVNCLSVLGILLLFTFQQFIFYYNLYYLREVNYIIYNLIWDFSIDISKKCPFGRRNTCQENPQIKVRKDAVSGATDYGYVTHEKLAGQWIGGLKYGNKPLRIENGETFGRSEVVTVYYHEDGDRTNVNVPLILGVKETRGGNYEWYENTGDGIKWKTISNTAEFPSNDTGQVNSRFKDKLDRLACKLQGIVEINLSKDKDEEYCHHGHERGYNEKIRVKLNPDTFSFPNYVLFEHTPNSGTELTIGGFNIGGTPQTGFSGLKFPFKATKITVFMPACDHNNPFLLHIASGDNNGKWFKNIGGSIWEEHIELRGQAPDEANDQIVRDFETLTSDIGIRPCAAPSNPVQLDVNKIPSPNKNETVYFSCKTPILVEKVLTSTNGFFKLVHTTAKTPFQLETYLFNGQEIRKTKGTPGQPITDVNSVSVYYWDGDDNKPILLEVASTVETKHYSYRFDTGVRKNNWSHAGNSDKSLEYLLDDQNCNRNGAIPFEINDPTTAYASYGSHCIKETRKITDSASSPTFIPESDYIIKEYYVHSSFNIGTQISRATFGGKDTSGIKLPRSYTVSKIRVFSYPDSGSDIPLMLEFMPKDTGGQSEWYYSQRSNGLTWAKLGNRSTVFYKEDKPTEALTTALDEVRCLHNSEITMNLSLDNDMQYTSGESKYCCTYHSPNGGEPEAKVSVKRGEKVASTIPYYKHEIKLETKLAGIKYNDGGTSRKNITLSGSPFPIEGSLSVYVFYCYKGNPVLIYLDSPSDSGTKGWYKKDKDDSRPWTKLKGVLPENGPDNIKGCGDDFNKLVAVLRDFGCPYNDCTNPSTQPLSQGGNVSLGPQLHPLLPGAVSRSKNSELSWDLFLSATRNFGKVFVDVILPNGKTPENTTKPDTPALPQQPSQRDQTASVGALQSGDSSSGRESNKGDTSADNTQGVSEPEAKEVTQVQTNEAQNIGLTPPAVTPQQSHGPPAEALKQDGTSESTTTTGGPTAAPKVTEAALAPTSTKSPPKAETATTTVLPSQSQAISSDSTTHETQKSQVSALSPGYPAQTSSTWTSPEKIIPTVLTGVGVVSGSLTGFGWWIYKRSKGDPWVRQI